GGTCATCATCGGCCTCATCCGGTATGGCCGAATTTCACGATGGTCGCGACGTAGAAGATGACGACCAGAATCGCCAGCGCGACGCCGATCGCCGCCGAACGGTTGCGCCGCGCCTTCTTCTGGCTTTCGGTCAGCGTGACCAGTTCAAGCTTCTTGTCGATCATGGTCATGCTCCACCGATGGCCAAAGCGCGACCGACGACACAGTCGGCAAGATAGATGGCGAAGATGGCGAAGAGGTAGAGCAGCGAATAGGCGAACAGAGCCTTGGCCGGCTTCATGACGCGGTCGCTATCGGTCATGCACACCACTTTCCAGGCATACCAGACGAAGCCGGCGCCGAGAGCGACTGACGCGACGCCATAGAAGGCGGTGGCGAAACCGAGCACCCAGGGCAGCACGCCGATCGGCGCCAGGATCAGGGCGTAGGCAAAGATCTGGCGGCGGGTCGAGGCCTGGCCGGCAACGTTCGGCATCATCGGGATGCCAGCCTTGGCGTAGTCGTCGGACTTGAACAGCGCCAGCGCCCAGAAGTGCGGCGGCGTCCACAGGAAGATGATCAGGAACAGGACGAGGCTTTCCAGGCTCACCGTTCCGGTCACCGCGGCCCAACCGATGACCGGCGGGATGGCGCCGGCGGCGCCGCCGATGACGATGTTCTGCGGCGTCGAGCGCTTCAGCCACATCGTGTAGACGACGGCGTAGAAGAAGATGGTGAAGGCAAGCAGCGCCGCCGACAGCCAGTTGACCAGTACGCCCAGCGTCATCACCGACAGCACCGAAAGCACAAGGCCGAAGCTCAGGGCTTCGCCGGGCAGGATGCGGCCGGAGGGTACCGGGCGGCCGGCGGTCCGGCTCATTACTGCGTCGATGTCGGCGTCGTACCACATGTTGAGCGCACCAGAGGCGCCGGCGCCGATGGCAATGGCCAGGATGGCGATCACCGCCAGCAGCGGGTTGATGGTCACGGGCGCAGCGACCATGCCGACAAAGGCCGTGAACACCACCAGCGACATGACACGCGGCTTCAGCAGGGCGAAGAAATCGCCCGACGTGGCTTCCGACATGCGAAAGCCCGCTTCGTCAATCATTGGGTCGTCGACAAGGGCCATGCGTACATAAGTCCAATAATTCCGTTGGCCGAAACCGCCGGCGGGCCGGCGGTTTCGTATTCGGGCTGCCTTACTTGATCTTCGGCAGCTGTTCCCACTGGTGGAAGGGCGGCGGCGAAGGCAGCTGCCATTCGAGCGTCGTTGCACCCTCGCCCCACGGATTGGCGCCGGCGACGCGCTTCTTCTGGAAGGCCTCGAACACGCCATAGAGGAAGATCACCACGCCGACGGCCGATATATAGGAGCCGTAGGACGACACCATGTTCCAGCCGGCGAACGCGTCGGGATAATCGATGGTGCGGCGCGGCATGCCGGCCAGACCGAGGAAATGCTGCGGGAAGAAGATCAAATTGACGCCGACGAAGGTGACCCAGAAGTGGGTGTTGGCGATCACCGGCGAGTACATGTAGCCGGTCATCTTGGGGAACCAGTAGTACCAGCCGGCGAAGATGGCGAAGACCGCACCCAGCGACAGCACATAGTGGAAGTGGGCAATGACGAAATAGGTGTCATGCAGCGAGCGGTCGAGGCCGGCATTGGCGAGCTGGACGCCGGTGACACCGCCGACCGTGAACAGGAAGATGAAGCCCAGCGCCCACAGCATTGGCGTCTTGAACGAGATCGAGCCGCCCCACATCGTCGCGATCCAGGAGAAGATCTTCACGCCTGTCGGCACGGCGATGACCATGGTGGCAAAGACGAAGTAGCGCTGCGTGTCGAGCGACAGGCCGGTCGTGTACATGTGGTGCGCCCAGACGATGAAGCCGACGGCGCCGATCGCGACCATGGCGTAGGCCATGCCGAGATAGCCGAACACCGGCTTCTTCGAGAAGGTCGAGACGATGTGGCTGATGATGCCGAAGCCCGGCAGGATCAGGATGTACACTTCGGGGTGACCGAAGAACCAGAACAGATGCTGGAACAGGATCGGATCACCGCCGCCATCCGGGGCGAAGAAGGTGGTGCCGAAATTGCGGTCGGTAAGCAGCATGGTGATGCCACCGGCCAGAACCGGAAGCGACAAGAGCAGCAGGAAGGCGGTGATCAGAACCGACCAGGCAAACAGCGGCATCTTGTGCAGCGTCATGCCCGGCGCGCGCATGTTGAAAATGGTGGTGATGAAGTTGATGGCGCCCAGGATCGAGGACGCGCCGGCAATGTGGATCGACAGGATCGCCAGATCCATGGCCGGCCCGGGCTGGCCGGAGGTCGACAGCGGCGGATAGAGCGTCCAGCCGCCGCCAACGCCGTACGCGCCGGGCGCGCTCGGCATGAAAGCCGAAGCGATCAGCAGCAGGAAGGCCGGCGGCAGCAGCCAGAACGAGATGTTGTTCATGCGCGGGAAGGCCATGTCAGGCGCGCCGATCATGATCGGCACCATCCAGTTGGCGAAGCCGCCGATCAGCGCCGGCATGACCATGAAGAAGATCATGATCAGTGCGTGCGCGGTGCCGAAGGCGTTGTACATGCTCTTGCCGCCGTCGATGGCGGCATCGCCGTTCATGCCGTAGACCATCTGCGCCAGACCGGTGAATATCTGGATGCCCGGCTCCTGCAGCTCCATGCGGATGACGACCGAAAGCGCGCCGCCGACGATGCCCGCGAAAATCGCGAAGATCAGGTAGAGCGTGCCGATGTCCTTGTGGTTGGTGGAGTACACCCACCGGACCCAGCCGTGATAGGGCTTGTGGTCGTGGTCGTCGTGAGCTGCAGCTTCTGCCATGGTCGGCTCCGTTCCCTAATTCTTGCTAACCCGCGGCATCAATTGCCGGCGGCCGCTACCTTGTTGGTACCGTCGACCTCGGCCATCAGCGCCTTGTTGGCGCCGGGGAGGTCGGTCTTGGCTGCTGCCAGCCAGGTCTTGTACTGCGCATCGGATACGACGCGGACGGCGATCGGCATGAAGGCATGGTCCTTGCCGCAGAGCTGCGAGCACTGGCCGTAATAGATGCCTTCCTTTTCCGCCTTGAACCACGTCTCGTTGGTGCGGCCGGGAACCGCGTCCATCTTGATGCCGAAGGCCGGAACGGCAAAGGAATGGATCACGTCGGCTGCGGTAACCAGGACGCGCGTCATGGTGTTGACCGGCACGACCAGCTCGTTGTCGACCGCCAGCAGGCGCGGATAGACCTTCCGGTCTTCCTTGCCGATCGCGGCGCGGTCGGCGTCCTGCAGGATGGCCGAGTTGAAGGAGAGCGTGTTCTCGGTCTGGTACTCATAGTCCCAGTTCCACTGATTGCCCGTTACCTTGACGGTCAGCTTGGCCTCTTCCGGCGGCGTGTACTGCGCCGTCAGCAGCTGGAACGAGGGAATGGCGATGAACAGCAGGACGACGACCGGCCCGACTGTCCAGATGATCTCGATCAGCGTGTTGTGGCTGGTCTTGGACGGAACCGGGTTTTTGCTGGCGCGGAACCTGAAGATGCACCAGGCGAGAAGCGCCAGAACCAAAGCAGTGATCGGGACGACGAACCACATCGTGTAGTTCCCGAACCACTCGATCTGCCGCATCATGTCTGTCGCCGGCGGCTGAAAAGTCATCTCCCACGGCTGCGGCTGGGCCGCATGGGCGGAGGCACCGGCGAAAAATGCGGCGGCGGCGCCTGCCGTTGCCATCAATTTGGCGCTTGCTGGGAATTTTCTCATCGCCCTCTTCATCTCCCGGTTCCTCGCGATCGCGACGCAAGAATATCGAACAATGCCGGGATGGGAATCCCGGACAGTCCCAAGGGTGGTTCAAACCATACTCTATTTCCCTCCGCAAGAAAGGAGCGGGCGAAACCGTGCGGCATTTTTGCGCGCAAGTGCTGCCGCGCTGTTTCGACGGCCTCGTGGCCCGCGCGGGTCGTCGACAGACAGGCTATGCGGGCTTGTGTCCGGAATGCGCCCGACGGTCGCAATTCGGGCGAATTTGCTAGGGAAAAGCGCATTATTGCGCCTGCCGGGGCTGACCGGCGGTCGCCCTATCCTTTACTTGGCCTTGGCGCGGCTTAAAGTGCCGTGATTCGCAATGGAGCCGTCATGACCTCTTGGCTTTCGAGAAACGCCTGGCATTCGAAGAGCGCCTGGCATTCGAAAAGCGCTTGGCTTTCGAGAAGCGGGGCGAAGGTCGTTTTTCTCGCCGCCCTGATCGGTATCGGCTCGTCCGCAACCGGCGTCGCCAATGCAGCGCAGCCCAGCGGCACGGTCAAGTCAACGCATGGCGCGTGGTCGATCATCTGCGACACGCCGGCCGGCGCCACCTCGGAACAATGCGTGATGATGCAGAACGTCGTTGCCGAGGATCGCCCGGAAATGGGACTGTCCGTCGTCGTCCTGCGCACCGCCGACAACAAGGCCGAGATCCTGCGCGTGCTGGCGCCGCTCGGCGTTTTGCTGCCCAATGGCCTGGGCCTCAATGTCGACGGCAAGGATATCGGCCGCGCCTATTTCGTGCGCTGCTTCCAGGACGGCTGCTATGCCGAGGTCATTCTCGAAAAGCCGCTGCTCGATACGCTGAAGACCGGGACGTCGGCCACCTTCATCGTCTTCCAGACGCCGGAAGAAGGCATCGGCATCCCCGTCGACCTCAAGGGCTTCGCCGACGGTTTTGCCGCCCTGCCCTGAGCTTGATGCTTGCGAAACCGTTTCCTGACGCACAATTCCCACGGGTTTGATTGTTGGCTGTGGGGGTCATCATGCGTGCTTTTTCTTTGCTTTTTTCGACCGGTCTGATCCTGACCGGCGCCGTTTCCGTCGCCTTTGCCGAGGATACCGAAATCATCACGGCGCCCGATCCGGCCGTCATTTTCGAGCTTGCGAAAGGCTATGGCTCGGCCAAGATGGACAAGGATGACGGCGGTGATCCGATGATCTCCGGCCGGCTCCAGGGCATGAAATATGTGATCTACTTCTATGGCTGCGAAAACCATGAGAAGTGCAAGTCTATCCAGTTCTCCTCGGGCTATACCGACCCCTTCACGGCCGACCAGGCCAATGAATGGAACAAGAAATACCGCTGGGTGAAGGCCTTTTCCGGTGATGGCTCGAACTTCAAGATGGATGTCAGCTTCAGGGGCGGCATCACTAGGGCCAATCTTGAGGAACAGTTCTCGAACTGGGACTCCATGACCAGCGACATCAACGAGTTCGTGAACGAGAAATAGGCCGCGAGCATTCCACTGGCCGGCTGCGAATCTTCATTGCGGATTGTGCAGGCGCGTCTTCGCGCCTACATCGTGGCAACAACCATTCCTCCTGTGAACGGACCTGCCATGAACAGCCTGATCGGCCAATTCGACATTTCAGACGATCGCATCAAAGAGATCGTCGCCGAGACCCTCAACGGCGCCGATGACGGCGAGCTGTTCCTCGAATACAGCGAGAGCGAAGCGCTGATGTTCGACAATGGCAAGCTGAAGACCGCCAATTTCAACACCGACCAGGGTTTCGGCCTGCGCGCGGTGGCCGGCGAGGCCAGCGGCTACGCCCATTCCAGCGATCTTTCCGAGGCCTCACTGCTGCGTGCGGCGGACGCCGTCTCGACCGTCAAGGGCGGCTACTCCGGCACGCTTGCCGCGGCCCCTGCCCGGACCAACCGCCATCTCTATGGCGACGAGAACCCGATCCCCTCGCCTTCCTTCGAGGTCAAGGCCAAGCTGTTGCAGGAGATCGACGCCTGGCTGCGGGCCGAGGATCCGCGTGTGCGCCAGGTGACGGCCTCGCTCGCGGCGTCCTGGCAGCATGTCGAGATCGTGCGCGCCGATGGCCAGATGGTGCGCGACATCCGCCCGCTGGTCCGCATCAACGTTTCGGTCGTGGTCGGCGACGGCGACCGCCAGGAGAGCGGCTCCTATGGCATGGGCGGGCGCAAGGCGTTCGGCGAGTTCCTGATCGAGGAGAGCTGGAAGCATGCCGCCAAGGAGGCGCTGCGCCAAGCCCTGGTCAATCTCGAAGCCATCCCGGCGCCGGCCGGCACCTTCGACATCGTGCTGTCCAGCGGCTGGCCGGGCGTCATGCTGCATGAGGCCGTCGGCCACGGGCTGGAGGGCGACTTCAACCGCAAGAAGACCTCAGCCTTTGCCGGCTTGCTTGGCCAGCAGGTCGCGGCCAAGGGCGTCACCGTGGTCGATGACGGCACCATGCCCGAGCGGCGCGGCTCACTCACCGTCGATGATGAAGGCACGCCCTCGGCCCGCAACGTGCTGATCGAGGACGGCAAGCTCGTCGGCTACATGCAGGACCGCCAGAACGCCCGGCTGATGGGTATGAAGGCGACCGGCAATGGCCGGCGCGAAGGCTATGCGCACCAGCCGATGCCGCGCATGACCAACACCTACATGACTGCTGGCGACATGGAGCCGGACGAGATCATCGCCTCGGTCAAGAACGGCATCTATGCCGTCTCCTTCGGCGGCGGCCAGGTCGACATCACCTCGGGCAAGTTCGTGTTCGGCTGCACCGAGGCCTACATGATCGAGAACGGCAAGGTGACCCAGCCGATCAAGGGCGCCATGCTGATCGGCAACGGGCCGGATGCCATGCACCGTGTGTCGATGATCGGCAACGACATGAAGCTCGACAACGGCATCGGCATGTGCGGCAAGGCCGGACAGGGCGTGCCAGTCGGCGTCGGCCAGCCGCATCTCAGGATGAACCAGATGACGGTCGGCGGCACCAGGGTTTGAGCGAGGAGACGTCGGCGGGCTTGAATAGTTCCCCTCACAGGGATATCTTACCTTTGTCTTACACAAGGGTAATACCGCAATGGGTGCAATAGAAAAGCTTATAACGACCGTCTCGACCAAGGGACAAGTCATCCTGCCCAGCGCTATCCGCAAGCGGAGGGACTGGGGCGCGGGCACGCGCCTGCAGGTCGAAGACACACCGGACGGTGTACTTTTGAGACCGGCGCCTGCCTTTGCCCCGACACGACCAGAAGATGTCTTTGGTGTCCTGCCGCACAGTGGCAGACCGAAGACCTTGGAGGAGATGGACGCGGCCGTCCTTGCTGAAGCACGGCGGCGCCATGCTCGCGATTGATACCAACGTTGTCGTCAGGTATCTGACGAACGACGATCCCGAGCAGTCCCCGCGAGCCCGGCGGCTGATCGACGGTCAGCCCGTTTTCGTCGCCGTCACGGTGATCCTGGAGGCTGAGTGGGTGCTGCGCAGCGGCTATGGTTATGATCAGGCCTCGATCGTCAATGCACTGCGGGTGTTCGGCGGGCTTCCCACTGTCGAGATAGAGGATGCTGCGATGGTCTCTTCCGCGGTCGATCTAGCCGAGACGGGAATGGATTTCGCCGATGCGCTCCATCTGGGCAAGTCCTCGCACTGCTCAGCATTTGTGTCCTTCGACCGTAAGTTCATCAAGGCCGCACAAGCGGCCGGGTACGAAAGCGTTCGCGAAGGCTAGTTTGCCAGCCGGCTACGTCTTGCGGGGGGCGGCAAACTCAAGCACGGCCTTGTGAAAATCGGCGGATTAACGTCGCCGTTTCGGCTTCTCCAGCAGCGCCACGGCCTCGACATGCGGCGACCACAGGAACTGGTCGATGGGCGTGACGCTCTTCAAGATGTAGCCGCCGTCAATCAGGATGCGCAGGTCTCGTGCCAGCGTCACCGGATTGCAGGAGACGGCGGCGACGATCGGCACATCCGAGCGGGCGATCTGCTTCGACTGGTCCTCGGCGCCGGCGCGCGGCGGGTCGAAGACGACGCCATCGAAAGCATTCAGCTCCTTGAACGTCAGCGGCCGCCGGAACAGGTCGCGGCGTTCGCCGGTTACCCGCTTCAGGCCGGTGGCGAAGCGCGATCCGCGGTCGAGCGCCGAAAGGGCTGCCGCGTCGCCTTCGACCGCGTGGACTTCGGATTTGGCCGCCAGCCGAAGCGCAAAGCTGCCGCAGCCGGCGAAAAGATCCGCGACTTTCCTGGCACGCTTCAGATGTCCGCCAACGAGATCGGCCATCGTCTGTTCGGCGGCTTGCGTTGCCTGCAGGAAGGCGCCAGGCGGTATGGCGACAGCGACGGTGCCGAACATGACCACCGGCTTTTTCGGCTCGATGACAATCTCGTCGTCGATCGAAAGCCGGGCAAAGCCATTGGCCATGATGAAGTTGGAGGCGACCCGGCGCTGGTTCTCGCCCAGCTTGCCCGACTCATAGACAGCGACGTCAAGCCCCGAGCCCGTCACAGTGACCTCCATCCGGAACGATTTGGTGGTGGCGCAAACCAGGTCGGCGACCGACCTCAAGCGATCGAGCGCGGCAACGATCTCCGGCAGCGAGATCGGACATTCCTCGATGGGGATGATTTCCGGCGACAGATGGCGATGGAAGCCAAGCAGCATGCCTGTGTCGGCGCGCCTGGCGGCAAGCACGACGCGGCGGCGTGTGTGTGGCGCACACGGCACCAGGGCGCCGATGTCGCCGGCAATGCCTTTCAAGGCATGCACGACCTTGTCGCGTTTCCATTGCTGGTAAGCGTCGGCTTGCAGATGCTGGACGGCGCAGCCGCCACATTCGGTGAAATGCCGGCAGGCCGGATCGATACGCAGCGGCGACGTCTCCAATACCGCCATCAGCATGGCGCGATCCCTCTCGCGCGCGGCGGTGACGGTCTCGCCGGGCAGGGTGAAGGGAATGAACAGCTCGCCGGTTTCCGTCTCGGCGACGCCGTCGCCCTGCGAACCCAGTCTCTTGATGGTGAAGCCCGTGCTCATCGGTCCTTGGTCCCGGCATCCTTGATCCCGGCATCCTTGATCCCGGCAAGCAGGAATTCGCGGTTGCCGTCGCCGCCTTCGATCGGCGACATGTGCAGACCCAATGTACGCCAGCCAGGGACGCCTTCGAGCCATTCCTGCAGCAAGCCGGCCACACGGGCGGCGTCATAAGGGTCTTTCAACAGACCGCCCTTGCCGATTGCCTCGCGGCCGGCCTCGAATTGCGGCTTGACCAGAAACACCGCACGAGCGCCGTCCCGTGCCAATGCCAACGCCGATGGCATCGCCAGTTTCAACGAGATGAAGCTGACGTCGGAGACGATGAAATCCGGGATGCGGCCGCCGAGATCGGCAGCCGTGAGCTCGCGAGCGTTGAGGCCCTCGATCACGGTGACGCGCGGGTCGGACGAGACACCGGGATGCATCTGGCCGTGGCCGACATCGATGGCCGTGACATGGGCCGCGCCGCGTTCGAGCAGCACCTGGGTGAAGCCGCCTGTCGAGGCGCCGATATCGAGAGCTTCACTGCCCGCGGGATCGAGACTGAAATGGTCGAGCCCGGCGATCAGCTTCAGCGCCGCGCGTGAGACATAACCCTGCGCCGGGTCGTCGATGACGATGAGACAGCGCGGCAGAACCGTCTGGCCGGGCTTGCGGGCGACCACGCCGTCGACCATCACGGTGCCGCGCTCGACCGCGTCGCGGGCGCGCGAGCGGCTCGCAAACAGGCCGCGCTGGACGAGCAATTCGTCGAGCCGCTGGCGTGTGCTGGCTGGCAGAGGGGAGTTCATCGGCCTTCATGGCGAAAGCCGGCCGCGAAGGCAAGGACATTGGCATGGGAGGACGTCGAGACCCGGGCCGCAAGCCAGTCCGCCCGGTTGAATAGCGCAGCCAGTCCGGCAAGATGTAGAGGCTCAGGCAATGCGGAGGAAGACGAATGCTGACGGGAACCTGCCATTGCGGCGCCGCCCACTGGACGCTGGAAGGCGATCCCGGCCCGATCACGGCCTGCAATTGCACGCTTTGCCGCCGCTATGGCACGCTCTGGGCCTATGACTTTGTCGACGAGCGTATCCGGCTTGCGGGGCCTGTGCAGTCCTACACCCGCGCCGGCAAGGAGACGCCGTCGCTGGAAATCCTGTTTTGCCCGACATGTGCCTGTGTGCTTGCCTGGCGCGGTTTGCGCCGCAGCGACAGCAGCCGCACGCGTATCGCCGTCAATGTCAGGCTGGCACCGCCTGAGGCGGTCGCCGACCTGCCGATCGACCATTTCGACGGGCTGGACACTTATGACGACCTGCCGCGCGATGGGCGCTGCGTGCGCGATATGTGGTTTTAGAAGATCGTCCGTGAGACCTGCCGTTCAACGGCCGGCATCAGGCCGTCGCTTCCGTCATCTGAAGCCTGCTTGCGCGGGCGCTCGACAGCAACGACTGGTGCGTCCGGCACGACGACAAGCTGCGGCACCTGCTTGTAGGAAAAAGCGCCCCTGATATCGCCCATCTTGCGGGCGACGATGCCTGCCACCGCCTGTTCGAGCTTGCGGTCATAGCGCGTCTCGGCCATGGCCGGCGCGGCGATGACGGCCAAAAGGGCCGCGCCGCACAGAAGCGTTCGCATTGTTTTTAACTCCCTGCCTGGAGGCAGTTCTAGCAGGGCGGCGTTGAAAAACGGCCAAAAGAGACGGTAAGCGAAACGCCAAAGAGAAGCGTTAACAAAGTGTTAAGCTTGCACAGGCAACTGCTTCAGCTGCGTGAGGTTTGATTCAGGCGCGCTGCGCGCGCGCGGAATGGCCGAGCGCGACGAACACGGTGCGCACGATGCCGGCCGCGTCGAGCCCGGCATCGGCATACATTTTTTCCGGCTTGGCGTGGTCGGTGAACTCGTCTGGCAGCACCAGCGGCCGAACTTTCAGACCGCTTTCCAGCAAGCCTTCATGGGCGAGGAACTGCAGCACGTGGCTGGCGAAACCGCCGACAGCGCCCTCTTCCACCGTCACCAGCACTTCGTGCGAGCGGGCAAGACGGCGGATCAAATCCTCGTCGAGCGGCTTGGCGAAACGGGCGTCCGCAACCGTTGTCGACAATCCGGCCGCGCCGAGTTCCTCGGCCGCCAGCAGGCAATCCTGCAGCCGGGTGCCAAAGGACAGAAGCGCCACCTTGGTGCCTTCCCTGACGATGCGGCCCTTGCCAATTTCGAGCACCGAGCCGCGCTCCGGCATGTCGACGCCGACGCCATTGCCGCGCGGATAGCGGAAGGCGATCGGGCCTTCGTCATAATAGCCGGCGGTGCGCACCATGTGGCGAAGCTCCGCCTCGTCGGCGGCCGCCATCACCACGAAGCCCGGCAGCGTCGCCAGGAAGGTGGTGTCGAAGGCGCCGCAATGAGTGGCGCCGTCGGCGCCGACGAAACCGGCGCGGTCGATCGGGAAACGCACCGGCAGTTTCTGGATCGCCACATCATGGACGACCTGATCGTAGGCGCGCTGCAGGAAGGTCGAATAGATGGCGGCGAAGGGCTTGTAGCCCTCGCTGGCGAGGCCGGCGGCGAAGGTCACGGCATGTTGCTCGGCAATGCCGACATCGAAGGTCCGGGTCGGAAACGCTTCGCCGAACAAATCGAGGCCGGTGCCGTTCGGCATGGCGGCGGTGACGGCGACGATGCGGTCGTCCAGGCGGGCCTCCTGGACCAGGCTCTCGGCGAACACCTTGGTGTAGGCCGGCGCATTGGCCGGGGCCTTGGTCTGCGCGCCGGTGATGACGTCGAACTTGTTGACGCCGTGATATTTGTCGGCCGCGGCCTCGGCCGGCGCGTAGCCCTTGCCCTTCTGGGTCACGACATGGATCAGCACCGGGCCGTCGGCATGGTCGCGGACGTTCTTCAGCACCGGGATCAGATGCTCGAGATTGTGGCCGTCGATCGGGCCGATATGGTAGAAGCCAAGCTCCTCGAACAGCGTGCCGCCGGTGACGTAGCCGCGCGCATGCTCGACCGCCCGCTTGATGGCGCGGTCGGCGCGCTTGCCGAGATAGGAGGTCAGCTTCTTGCCGAAATCGCGCAGGCCAAGATAGGTCTTGCCCGACGCGAGCCGCGCCAGATAGGCGCTCATGGCGCCGGTCGGCGGCGCGATAGACATGTCGTTGTCGTTGAGGATGACGATCAGCCGGGCATCAAGCGCGCCGGCATTGTTCATGGCTTCATAGGCCATGCCGGCGGACATGGCGCCGTCGCCGATGACGGCAATGACATTGTTGTGGCCGCCCGAGAGGTCGCGCGCCATGGCCATGCCGAGGCCGGCGGAAATGGAGGTCGAAGAGTGCGCGGCGCCGAACGGGTCGTATTCGCTCTCGGCGCGACGGGTGAAGCCGGACAGGCCGCCTTCTTGCCTGAGCGTTCGGATGCGGTCGCGGCGGCCGGTCAGGATCTTGTGTGGATAGGCCTGGTGGCCGACATCCCAGATCACGCGGTCTTCCGGCGTGTTGAAGACATAGTGCAGCGCCACCGTCAGTTCGACGACACCGAGGCCGGCGCCGAGATGCCCGCCCGTATGCGAGACGGCATCGATCAGCTCGGCGCGCAGCTCCGAGGCCAGCTGCGGCAGCTCGCTTTCGTCAAGCTTCTTCAGGTCGGCTGGAATGCGGACCTTGTCGAGAAGCGGCGTATGCAGCGTTGCGTTCACTGTTAAAGGGCCTGCTCAGCTATAATGCGCGTCGATCATGGCGAAATATGCCTGCGTCGCCGGAATGTAAATGCGTGTCAGTGACGCGGCTGATGCTGACGTTAATTGTCCGGTAACGGAATGAACTCTTCCTCATCTCCAGGAACGATATCGAAGCGGCCCGTCTTCCATTCCTGCTTGGCCTGTTCGATGCGTTCCTTCGACGACGAGACGAAGTTCCACCAGATGTGGCGCGGAGAGCCGAGCGAAGCGCCCCCGAAGAGCATGAAATGGGCGCCGCGCTCGGACGACACGACGATCTCGTCACCAGGCCGGAACACCAGCAGCCGTTCGGCCGGAAAACGGTCGCCCGAAACCGAGACATCGCCGTCCAGCG
This region of Mesorhizobium sp. C432A genomic DNA includes:
- a CDS encoding TlyA family RNA methyltransferase — encoded protein: MNSPLPASTRQRLDELLVQRGLFASRSRARDAVERGTVMVDGVVARKPGQTVLPRCLIVIDDPAQGYVSRAALKLIAGLDHFSLDPAGSEALDIGASTGGFTQVLLERGAAHVTAIDVGHGQMHPGVSSDPRVTVIEGLNARELTAADLGGRIPDFIVSDVSFISLKLAMPSALALARDGARAVFLVKPQFEAGREAIGKGGLLKDPYDAARVAGLLQEWLEGVPGWRTLGLHMSPIEGGDGNREFLLAGIKDAGIKDAGTKDR
- a CDS encoding GFA family protein, whose amino-acid sequence is MLTGTCHCGAAHWTLEGDPGPITACNCTLCRRYGTLWAYDFVDERIRLAGPVQSYTRAGKETPSLEILFCPTCACVLAWRGLRRSDSSRTRIAVNVRLAPPEAVADLPIDHFDGLDTYDDLPRDGRCVRDMWF
- the dxs gene encoding 1-deoxy-D-xylulose-5-phosphate synthase, whose amino-acid sequence is MNATLHTPLLDKVRIPADLKKLDESELPQLASELRAELIDAVSHTGGHLGAGLGVVELTVALHYVFNTPEDRVIWDVGHQAYPHKILTGRRDRIRTLRQEGGLSGFTRRAESEYDPFGAAHSSTSISAGLGMAMARDLSGGHNNVIAVIGDGAMSAGMAYEAMNNAGALDARLIVILNDNDMSIAPPTGAMSAYLARLASGKTYLGLRDFGKKLTSYLGKRADRAIKRAVEHARGYVTGGTLFEELGFYHIGPIDGHNLEHLIPVLKNVRDHADGPVLIHVVTQKGKGYAPAEAAADKYHGVNKFDVITGAQTKAPANAPAYTKVFAESLVQEARLDDRIVAVTAAMPNGTGLDLFGEAFPTRTFDVGIAEQHAVTFAAGLASEGYKPFAAIYSTFLQRAYDQVVHDVAIQKLPVRFPIDRAGFVGADGATHCGAFDTTFLATLPGFVVMAAADEAELRHMVRTAGYYDEGPIAFRYPRGNGVGVDMPERGSVLEIGKGRIVREGTKVALLSFGTRLQDCLLAAEELGAAGLSTTVADARFAKPLDEDLIRRLARSHEVLVTVEEGAVGGFASHVLQFLAHEGLLESGLKVRPLVLPDEFTDHAKPEKMYADAGLDAAGIVRTVFVALGHSARAQRA